atGTTCGTTCAAGAAGTTTCGCTTGCTGTTCTAggaaatctataaaatcttTGAACCTTGGCTTTCCTGACAGACTAACTAATACCTTATCCCACTCCTTACATGTCACCGAATCTAATTTTTTTGACAACAGAAGAACAATCATCAGATCCCAAGAATGTATTTCTTCTCCTAACGCTTCTAATGCTAGAAGATGATTGTTCGCGGAATCAATAAATTCCCTTAACGAAGTACAAGATTGCCTTTGCACGGATGGCATTTCGATGATAGCATTAGCATGGTGATATAGTAATGCTGTGGGGTCCTCATATCGCTTTTTCAGACTAATCCATGCAAGCTTATAATTGATCTCAGAAATACCTAACGATTGTACAATGCGCGCCGCAGGCCCTTTCAATGCGGAGTTCAGGTAATGAAAACGCTGAATATCCGACAATGACTCGTTATTGTGAATGAGTGTTTCAAAGGTATCTCGAAACCTTAACCAAGTGCTATAATCTCCATCAAATGATGGCAAAACAATAGTAGGCAATCGTGGAACGCTCTGTCCTTCCGTAATGGCAGGTGACTGACTATCCGACGATCTCCCTACAGGAGATGGACCACGACATTTTGCTATATATCTTTCAACGTTAGCCATCGTACTAAAAAATGCTGTCTCAAATGTGTCGCGTTCACTTAAGTGTATTGCTTCCAATTCCGTTCCTACAACGAGTACCTCGATACTCGACTGCACGCTATCAAATTTATCGAACAGACCCTTGTTTGCTTTCACACGTTTTTCGACCATATCTACATCTAACTCATCTGAAATGACTTTT
This window of the Augochlora pura isolate Apur16 unplaced genomic scaffold, APUR_v2.2.1 APUR_unplaced_5056, whole genome shotgun sequence genome carries:
- the LOC144477898 gene encoding uncharacterized protein LOC144477898, which translates into the protein MVEKRVKANKGLFDKFDSVQSSIEVLVVGTELEAIHLSERDTFETAFFSTMANVERYIAKCRGPSPVGRSSDSQSPAITEGQSVPRLPTIVLPSFDGDYSTWLRFRDTFETLIHNNESLSDIQRFHYLNSALKGPAARIVQSLGISEINYKLAWISLKKRYEDPTALLYHHANAIIEMPSVQRQSCTSLREFIDSANNHLLALEALGEEIHSWDLMIVLLLSKKLDSVTCKEWDKVLVSLSGKPRFKDFIDFLEQQAKLLERTSINMKQIPIQPSRPFANRPVDYKTKFRSETLAANMSYKPVLCLLCKDNHQLAQCAKLKAMSFSERKCGKKHHTLLHKEEVHTPRDSEPSKSPDPVAQS